A genomic window from Thunnus thynnus chromosome 12, fThuThy2.1, whole genome shotgun sequence includes:
- the gadd45aa gene encoding growth arrest and DNA-damage-inducible, alpha, a isoform X2, protein MDSVAKALEEVLTSALPQGCITVGVYEAAKSLNVDPDNVVLCILATDDEDVKDVALQIHFTLIQAFCCENDINILRVNNTRRLAEILGGGGGGKQSGGEPMDLHCVLVTSPHSSSWKDPALSKVNCFCRESRCMDQWVPIINLPER, encoded by the exons ATGGATTCAGTGGCGAAAGCTTTGGAAGAAGTCCTCACCTCTGCGTTACCTCAGGGCTGCATTACAGTTGGGGTCTACGAGGCAGCCAAATCCCTCAATGT aGACCCTGATAATGTGGTTTTGTGCATCCTGGCTACCGATGACGAAGATGTGAAAGATGTGGCCCTGCAGATCCACTTTACGCTCATTCAGGCCTTCTGCTGTGAGAATGACATCAACATCCTGAGAGTCAACAACACCCGGCGCCTGGCAGAAATActgggtggaggaggaggtggaaaaCAGAGCGGGGGTGAACCTATGGACCTACATTGTGTGCTTGTCACT aGCCCACATTCCTCATCTTGGAAGGACCCTGCTTTGAGCAAAGTGAATTGCTTCTGCAGAGAGAGCCGATGTATGGACCAGTGGGTACCCATCATCAACCTGCCCGAGCGATGA
- the gadd45aa gene encoding growth arrest and DNA-damage-inducible, alpha, a isoform X1 produces the protein MYNMTFEELSGDYSQERMDSVAKALEEVLTSALPQGCITVGVYEAAKSLNVDPDNVVLCILATDDEDVKDVALQIHFTLIQAFCCENDINILRVNNTRRLAEILGGGGGGKQSGGEPMDLHCVLVTSPHSSSWKDPALSKVNCFCRESRCMDQWVPIINLPER, from the exons ATGTACAACATGACATTTGAGGAACTAAGTGGGGATTATTCTCAAGAAAG AATGGATTCAGTGGCGAAAGCTTTGGAAGAAGTCCTCACCTCTGCGTTACCTCAGGGCTGCATTACAGTTGGGGTCTACGAGGCAGCCAAATCCCTCAATGT aGACCCTGATAATGTGGTTTTGTGCATCCTGGCTACCGATGACGAAGATGTGAAAGATGTGGCCCTGCAGATCCACTTTACGCTCATTCAGGCCTTCTGCTGTGAGAATGACATCAACATCCTGAGAGTCAACAACACCCGGCGCCTGGCAGAAATActgggtggaggaggaggtggaaaaCAGAGCGGGGGTGAACCTATGGACCTACATTGTGTGCTTGTCACT aGCCCACATTCCTCATCTTGGAAGGACCCTGCTTTGAGCAAAGTGAATTGCTTCTGCAGAGAGAGCCGATGTATGGACCAGTGGGTACCCATCATCAACCTGCCCGAGCGATGA